A genomic segment from Ramlibacter agri encodes:
- a CDS encoding oligopeptide/dipeptide ABC transporter ATP-binding protein, giving the protein MALLEVRGLRTEFTTDQGRFPAVDGVDLTVEAGKTLALVGESGCGKSVTALSIMGLVQPAAGSIRFEGRELVGADKRELLDLRGNGLAMIFQEPMTSLNPAFTVGDQIVEGLLRHRQLSRADAQARAIEVLRQVRIPAPEQRFHEYPHKLSGGMRQRVMIAMALACRPRLLIADEPTTALDVTIQAQILDLMRTLQTETGTAVILITHDLGVVAEVADEVAVMYSGRIVEQAPVRAIFEEPQHPYTVGLLGSIPRLDLARTRLAAIEGQVPDPLRRPAGCTFAERCPFAVAQCLAEAPSLRDVGTTHLSACWRAPLEPDALVPQELAA; this is encoded by the coding sequence ATGGCATTGCTGGAGGTGCGCGGCCTGCGCACGGAATTCACCACCGACCAGGGCCGCTTCCCCGCGGTCGACGGCGTGGACCTCACGGTGGAAGCAGGCAAGACGCTGGCGCTGGTCGGCGAATCGGGTTGCGGCAAGAGCGTGACGGCGTTGTCCATCATGGGCCTGGTGCAGCCCGCGGCCGGCTCCATCCGCTTCGAAGGGCGGGAGCTGGTGGGCGCCGACAAGCGCGAGCTGCTGGACCTGCGCGGCAACGGCCTGGCGATGATCTTCCAGGAGCCGATGACCTCGCTGAACCCGGCGTTCACCGTGGGCGACCAGATCGTCGAAGGCCTGCTGCGCCATCGCCAGCTCTCGCGCGCGGATGCGCAGGCGCGCGCGATCGAGGTGCTGCGGCAGGTACGCATCCCGGCGCCGGAGCAGCGCTTCCACGAATATCCGCACAAGCTTTCGGGCGGCATGCGCCAGCGCGTGATGATCGCGATGGCGCTGGCATGCCGTCCGCGCCTGCTGATCGCCGACGAACCGACGACGGCGCTGGACGTCACCATCCAGGCGCAGATCCTGGACCTGATGCGCACCTTGCAGACCGAGACCGGCACGGCCGTCATCCTGATCACGCACGACCTCGGCGTGGTGGCCGAAGTGGCCGACGAAGTGGCGGTGATGTACAGCGGCCGCATCGTGGAGCAGGCGCCGGTGCGCGCGATCTTCGAGGAGCCGCAGCATCCTTACACCGTGGGGCTGCTGGGTTCGATCCCGCGTCTCGACCTCGCCCGCACGCGTTTGGCCGCCATCGAAGGGCAGGTGCCGGACCCGCTGCGGCGGCCGGCGGGGTGCACCTTCGCGGAGCGTTGCCCGTTTGCGGTTGCACAGTGCCTTGCGGAGGCGCCGTCGCTGCGCGATGTAGGCACCACGCATCTCTCGGCCTGCTGGCGGGCGCCGCTGGAACCGGACGCGTTGGTCCCCCAGGAGCTGGCCGCATGA
- a CDS encoding ABC transporter substrate-binding protein, which produces MMRCPSPRWLLALALGVAAFAAQAQTLRVGLAEDPDALDPTLARSFVGRIVFSGLCDKLFDIDEKLAIVPQLATSYQWSPDNKQLTLKLRPGVTFHDGEKFDAAAVKYNIERHKTMPGSNRRGELAPVTSVDVVDPLTVRLNLSAPFSPLLAALTDRAGMMVSPKAAQAEGERFGAKPVCSGPFKFVERVAQDRIVLEKFTNYWNKDAVHFDKVIYTPIPDATVRLANLRSGQLDYIERMAASDMEKVKSEKKFKTSSITEIGYQGLTINVGKSDKAKTSALGRDPRVREALELAIDRAGLVQVVMDNEAIVGNQWVAPTNTWYAKNVPVPKRNIERARQLLKEAGMPNPSFTLLTPTTSDAQRIGLVVQAMAREAGFDVKIQSAEFATSLNMADKGDFEAYVLAWSGRPDPDGNLYSFDVCNQPLNYSGYCVQDVDGLIKQSREVLDPAQRKKVFEQVAAKVLKDRPIVYLYHRKWLWAYTPKLQGVREIPDGLLRVTGLKFGS; this is translated from the coding sequence ATGATGCGCTGTCCTTCCCCCCGCTGGCTGCTCGCGCTTGCGCTGGGCGTTGCCGCCTTCGCCGCGCAGGCGCAGACCCTGCGCGTCGGGCTGGCCGAGGACCCCGACGCGCTGGACCCGACGCTGGCCCGCAGCTTCGTCGGCCGCATCGTGTTCTCCGGCCTGTGCGACAAGCTGTTCGACATCGACGAGAAGCTGGCCATCGTGCCGCAGCTCGCCACCAGCTACCAATGGTCGCCGGACAACAAGCAGCTCACCCTGAAGCTGCGGCCCGGCGTCACTTTCCACGACGGCGAGAAGTTCGACGCCGCCGCGGTCAAGTACAACATCGAGCGCCACAAGACGATGCCCGGCTCCAACCGCCGCGGCGAACTGGCGCCGGTGACCAGCGTCGACGTGGTCGACCCGCTGACGGTGCGCCTGAACCTGTCGGCGCCCTTCTCGCCGCTGCTGGCCGCGCTGACCGACCGCGCCGGCATGATGGTGTCGCCCAAGGCGGCACAGGCCGAGGGCGAAAGATTCGGTGCGAAGCCGGTGTGCTCCGGCCCCTTCAAGTTCGTCGAGCGGGTGGCGCAGGACCGCATCGTCCTGGAGAAGTTCACCAACTACTGGAACAAGGACGCGGTGCACTTCGACAAGGTGATCTACACGCCGATCCCCGATGCGACCGTGCGCCTCGCGAACCTGCGCTCCGGCCAGCTCGATTACATCGAGCGCATGGCGGCCAGCGACATGGAGAAGGTGAAGTCGGAGAAGAAGTTCAAGACCTCCAGCATCACCGAGATCGGCTACCAGGGCCTCACCATCAACGTCGGCAAGAGCGACAAGGCCAAGACCAGCGCGCTGGGCCGCGACCCGCGCGTGCGCGAAGCGCTGGAGCTGGCCATCGACCGCGCCGGGCTGGTGCAGGTGGTGATGGACAACGAAGCCATCGTCGGCAACCAGTGGGTGGCGCCCACCAACACCTGGTACGCGAAGAACGTGCCGGTGCCCAAGCGCAACATCGAGCGCGCCAGGCAGCTGCTGAAGGAAGCCGGCATGCCCAACCCGAGCTTCACGCTGCTGACGCCGACGACCTCCGACGCGCAGCGCATCGGCCTGGTGGTGCAGGCGATGGCGCGCGAGGCCGGCTTCGACGTGAAGATCCAGTCCGCCGAGTTCGCCACTTCGCTGAACATGGCCGACAAGGGTGACTTCGAAGCCTATGTGCTGGCCTGGAGCGGCCGGCCCGACCCGGACGGCAACCTGTACAGCTTCGACGTCTGCAACCAGCCACTCAACTACTCCGGCTATTGCGTGCAGGACGTCGACGGCCTGATCAAGCAATCGCGCGAGGTGCTGGACCCGGCGCAGCGCAAGAAGGTGTTCGAGCAGGTCGCGGCCAAGGTGCTGAAGGACCGCCCCATCGTCTACCTGTACCACCGCAAGTGGCTGTGGGCCTACACGCCCAAGCTGCAGGGCGTGCGCGAGATCCCGGACGGGCTGCTGCGCGTGACCGGGCTGAAGTTCGGCTCCTGA
- a CDS encoding ABC transporter ATP-binding protein, with protein MTPLLRASGLVKHFPVRRGLFGRVSGLVRAVDGVDVQLARGETLGVVGESGCGKSTLGRMLLRLLEPTAGSIAFDGQDINALSPAQLRAQRRSMQIIFQDPYSSLNPRMTVGQTLAEPLRLHGLHAGREQQRVAELLHTVGLAPDHAQRYPHEFSGGQRQRVGIARALAVEPQLVVCDEAVSALDVSVQAQVVNLLQDLQKRFGLAYVFIAHDLAVVKHIANRVAVMYLGRIVELADKDALFAAPRHPYTQALLGAIPRPEPQDRRERRVLGGDVPSPLAPPSGCHFHTRCPHARPLCSQQAPALEATPDGHAAACHFWRELAPQAAAPQAINFAPARRRLERLQAAFLTTTKENP; from the coding sequence ATGACGCCCTTGCTGCGGGCCTCCGGCCTGGTCAAGCACTTCCCCGTCCGCCGCGGCCTCTTCGGCCGCGTGAGCGGCCTCGTGCGCGCCGTCGACGGCGTCGACGTGCAGCTTGCGCGCGGCGAGACGCTGGGCGTGGTCGGCGAATCGGGCTGCGGCAAGTCCACCTTGGGCCGCATGCTGCTGCGGCTGCTGGAGCCCACGGCCGGCAGCATCGCCTTCGACGGGCAGGACATCAACGCGTTGAGCCCCGCGCAACTGCGGGCCCAGCGCCGGTCCATGCAGATCATCTTCCAGGACCCGTACTCCTCGCTGAACCCGCGCATGACGGTGGGCCAGACGCTCGCCGAGCCGCTGCGCCTGCACGGCCTGCACGCGGGCCGCGAGCAGCAGCGCGTCGCCGAACTGCTGCACACCGTGGGCCTGGCGCCGGACCACGCGCAGCGCTATCCGCACGAGTTCTCCGGCGGCCAGCGGCAGCGCGTCGGCATCGCCCGCGCGCTGGCCGTGGAGCCGCAGCTGGTGGTGTGCGACGAGGCCGTGTCGGCGCTCGACGTCTCCGTGCAAGCGCAGGTGGTGAACCTGCTGCAGGACCTGCAGAAGCGCTTCGGCCTGGCCTACGTGTTCATCGCACACGACCTCGCGGTGGTGAAGCACATCGCCAACCGCGTCGCCGTGATGTACCTGGGGCGCATCGTGGAACTGGCCGACAAGGACGCGCTATTCGCGGCGCCGCGCCATCCCTATACGCAAGCGCTGCTGGGCGCGATCCCGCGGCCTGAGCCGCAGGACCGGCGCGAACGCCGCGTGCTCGGGGGCGACGTGCCCAGCCCGCTGGCGCCGCCCAGCGGCTGCCACTTCCACACCCGCTGCCCGCACGCGCGGCCGCTGTGCTCGCAGCAGGCGCCCGCGCTGGAGGCCACGCCCGACGGCCACGCCGCGGCCTGCCACTTCTGGCGCGAGCTCGCACCACAGGCGGCCGCCCCGCAGGCGATCAATTTCGCGCCGGCGCGCCGCCGGCTGGAGCGGCTGCAGGCCGCCTTCCTCACAACCACCAAGGAGAACCCATGA
- a CDS encoding ABC transporter permease, producing MGEFLVKRIAQLLPTLVLVSMLIFGLQQLLPGDPAKILAGEEQDPQVIAYLHQKLHLDEPLPVRYGYWVGGVLRGDLGESVRNQQPVLQLVVQKLPVTLELALLAMCIALVIGIPAGIVSAVGRGTAWDWAANVFALWGISTPNFWLGILLILLFSVNLGWLPASGYVSPFEDLRANLAAMIMPAFVLGNAIAAVLMRHTRSAMLQVLNADYVRTARAKGLDEKTVVLKHALRNALTPIITLGALELGTLLSGAVLTEQVFTIPGFGKLIVDAVFNRDYAVVQGVVMVTATAYMVLNLLADLAYFAVNPRLRH from the coding sequence ATGGGCGAGTTCCTCGTCAAGCGCATCGCCCAACTGCTCCCGACGCTGGTGCTGGTGTCGATGCTGATCTTCGGGCTGCAGCAACTGCTGCCCGGGGACCCGGCCAAGATCCTGGCGGGCGAGGAACAGGACCCGCAGGTCATCGCCTACCTGCACCAGAAGCTGCACCTGGACGAGCCGCTGCCGGTGCGCTACGGCTACTGGGTGGGCGGCGTGCTGCGCGGCGACCTCGGCGAGTCCGTGCGCAACCAGCAGCCGGTGCTGCAGCTGGTGGTGCAGAAGCTGCCGGTGACCTTGGAGCTCGCCTTGCTGGCCATGTGCATCGCGCTGGTCATCGGCATCCCGGCCGGCATCGTGTCGGCCGTGGGCCGCGGCACCGCCTGGGACTGGGCGGCCAACGTGTTCGCGCTATGGGGAATCAGCACGCCCAACTTCTGGCTGGGCATCCTGCTGATCCTGCTGTTCTCGGTGAACCTGGGCTGGCTGCCCGCTTCGGGCTACGTGAGCCCGTTCGAGGACCTGCGCGCGAATCTCGCGGCGATGATCATGCCGGCCTTCGTGCTGGGCAACGCCATCGCCGCGGTGCTGATGCGGCACACGCGCAGCGCCATGCTGCAGGTGCTGAACGCCGACTACGTGCGCACCGCGCGCGCCAAGGGGCTGGACGAGAAGACGGTGGTGTTGAAGCACGCGCTGCGCAATGCGCTGACGCCGATCATCACGCTGGGCGCGCTGGAGCTGGGCACTTTGCTTTCGGGCGCGGTGCTGACCGAGCAGGTGTTCACCATTCCCGGCTTCGGCAAGCTGATCGTCGATGCGGTGTTCAACCGCGACTACGCGGTGGTGCAGGGCGTGGTGATGGTCACGGCGACGGCGTACATGGTGTTGAACCTGCTGGCCGACCTGGCCTACTTCGCGGTGAACCCGCGCCTGCGGCATTGA
- a CDS encoding ABC transporter permease — protein MAAVLPIPSTVGVVPPQAGPWRRAWRRLRRRHAALFGLVVVLLFVGMAVFAPWVAPQDPIATSWSALRQAPSSAHWFGTDEIGRDVLSRVIWGTRASLLAGVVSVSISLLIGVPLGLAAGFIGGWVDAVISRITDAFLACPFLILAIALAAFLGPSLSNAMVAIGVSAAPIFVRLTRGQVLGVKVEDYVEAARAVGNPPWRIAIRHILPNVTAPLMVQSTLAIAAAVIAEASLSFLGLGQQPPAPSWGSMLNTAKNFIDNAPWMAVWPGLAIFLLVLSFNLLGDGLRDALDPRHR, from the coding sequence ATGGCGGCTGTCCTTCCCATTCCTTCCACCGTCGGCGTGGTCCCGCCGCAAGCGGGCCCGTGGCGGCGCGCCTGGCGGCGCTTGCGGCGCCGTCATGCGGCCTTGTTCGGGCTCGTCGTGGTGCTGCTGTTCGTCGGCATGGCCGTCTTCGCGCCGTGGGTCGCGCCGCAGGACCCGATCGCCACCAGCTGGAGCGCGCTGCGGCAGGCGCCCTCGTCTGCCCACTGGTTCGGCACCGACGAAATCGGCCGCGACGTGCTGTCGCGCGTCATCTGGGGCACGCGCGCTTCGCTGCTGGCGGGCGTGGTGTCGGTCAGCATCTCGCTGTTGATCGGCGTGCCGCTGGGACTGGCGGCGGGCTTCATCGGCGGCTGGGTGGATGCGGTGATCTCGCGGATCACCGACGCATTTCTCGCGTGCCCGTTCCTGATCCTGGCGATCGCGCTGGCGGCTTTCCTCGGCCCTTCGCTGTCGAATGCGATGGTGGCCATCGGCGTGTCGGCCGCGCCGATCTTCGTGCGGCTGACGCGCGGGCAGGTGCTGGGCGTGAAGGTGGAGGATTACGTGGAAGCGGCGCGCGCGGTGGGCAACCCGCCGTGGCGCATCGCGATCCGGCACATCCTGCCCAACGTGACGGCGCCGCTGATGGTGCAGTCCACGCTGGCGATCGCCGCGGCTGTCATCGCCGAAGCCAGCCTGTCCTTCCTGGGCCTGGGCCAGCAGCCACCCGCGCCGAGCTGGGGCAGCATGCTGAACACGGCCAAGAACTTCATCGACAACGCGCCCTGGATGGCGGTGTGGCCGGGGCTGGCGATCTTTTTGCTGGTGCTGTCGTTCAACCTGCTGGGGGACGGGCTGCGGGACGCGCTCGACCCGCGGCACCGTTGA
- a CDS encoding succinylglutamate desuccinylase/aspartoacylase domain-containing protein, with product MSTQPPLEVLPRDLSAYRAGNTGIPYVHRFDSGKPGPHVLVNALTHGNELCGMVAATHLLDQGVRPAVGILTVSFANVAAYESFDPGKPFASRQLVHNLNRIWSAEQLEGSEDSPELRRARELRPVVDAADHILDLHSTSQEVEPFWVYPNFARNAELALAIGRPSVHLVMPEGLGSGTPVIQHGRHGRADSNAGVALVAECGQHFRQATSDLAVEVTLDFLAYFGQIAPRPFAKTPQRRYQLLQTYVIRTPEFRFTRPVKGFETFAAGELIATDGAQEIRAPEDCTILMPAREAIVGREGVYIARAL from the coding sequence ATGAGCACCCAACCGCCCCTGGAAGTCCTGCCGCGTGACCTGAGCGCTTACCGCGCAGGGAACACCGGCATTCCCTACGTGCATCGTTTCGACTCCGGCAAGCCCGGGCCGCACGTGCTGGTGAACGCGCTGACCCACGGCAACGAGCTGTGTGGCATGGTCGCAGCCACGCATTTGCTGGACCAGGGCGTGCGCCCAGCTGTCGGAATCCTGACGGTGAGCTTCGCCAACGTCGCCGCCTACGAGTCCTTCGATCCGGGCAAACCCTTTGCCAGCCGCCAGCTGGTGCACAACCTCAACCGCATCTGGTCGGCCGAACAGCTGGAAGGCAGCGAGGACAGCCCGGAGCTGCGCCGTGCCCGCGAACTGCGCCCGGTGGTGGACGCGGCCGACCACATCCTGGACCTGCACTCGACGTCGCAGGAGGTCGAGCCCTTCTGGGTCTACCCCAACTTCGCGCGCAACGCCGAACTGGCGCTGGCGATCGGCCGGCCTTCGGTGCACCTGGTCATGCCCGAGGGCCTGGGTTCAGGCACGCCGGTCATCCAGCACGGCCGCCATGGCCGCGCGGATTCCAATGCCGGCGTGGCGCTGGTGGCCGAGTGCGGCCAGCATTTCCGCCAGGCGACCTCCGACCTGGCGGTGGAGGTCACGCTCGATTTCCTGGCTTACTTCGGCCAGATCGCGCCGCGGCCGTTCGCGAAGACGCCGCAGCGGCGTTACCAGTTGCTGCAGACGTATGTGATCCGCACGCCGGAGTTCCGCTTCACGCGGCCGGTGAAGGGCTTCGAGACCTTCGCCGCCGGCGAACTCATCGCCACCGATGGCGCGCAGGAGATCCGCGCGCCCGAGGACTGCACCATCCTGATGCCGGCGCGCGAAGCCATCGTCGGCCGCGAGGGTGTTTACATCGCGCGTGCTCTCTGA
- a CDS encoding 3-hydroxybutyrate dehydrogenase — protein MLQGKTALVTGSTSGIGLGIAKSLAKQGARLVLNGFGEVEAAKKEVAALGVEVEYHGADMSKPAEIADMMQFAASRFGQVDVLVNNAGIQHVAKVEDFDPARWDAIIAINLSSAFHTTRLAIPAMRKANWGRVINIASAHGLVASPEKSAYVAAKHGIVGLTKSIALETAETGITVNAICPGWVLTPLVQKQIDARAQNEKISVEQAKIELLSEKQPSLQFTTPEELGELAVFLCSPAANNVKGVAWNVDGGWVAR, from the coding sequence ATGCTTCAAGGAAAAACCGCCCTCGTCACCGGCTCCACCAGCGGCATCGGGCTTGGCATCGCCAAGTCGCTGGCGAAGCAGGGCGCGCGGCTCGTGCTCAATGGCTTCGGCGAGGTCGAGGCCGCGAAGAAGGAAGTGGCCGCGCTGGGCGTCGAGGTCGAGTACCACGGCGCCGACATGAGCAAGCCGGCCGAGATCGCGGACATGATGCAGTTCGCGGCCTCGCGCTTCGGCCAGGTTGACGTGCTGGTGAACAACGCCGGCATCCAGCACGTGGCCAAGGTCGAGGACTTCGACCCGGCGCGCTGGGACGCGATCATCGCCATCAACCTCTCCAGCGCCTTCCACACCACGCGCCTGGCCATCCCCGCCATGCGCAAGGCCAACTGGGGCCGCGTCATCAACATCGCGTCCGCGCACGGCCTGGTGGCCTCGCCGGAGAAGTCGGCCTACGTCGCCGCCAAGCACGGCATCGTCGGCCTGACCAAGAGCATCGCGCTGGAGACCGCGGAAACCGGCATCACCGTCAACGCCATCTGCCCGGGCTGGGTGCTGACGCCGCTGGTGCAGAAGCAGATCGACGCCCGCGCGCAGAACGAGAAGATCTCCGTGGAACAGGCCAAGATCGAACTGCTGTCGGAGAAGCAGCCGTCGCTGCAGTTCACCACGCCGGAAGAACTGGGCGAGCTTGCCGTGTTCCTGTGCTCGCCGGCGGCGAACAACGTGAAGGGCGTGGCCTGGAACGTCGACGGCGGCTGGGTGGCGCGTTAA
- a CDS encoding DUF1028 domain-containing protein, with protein MTWSILARDASGRLGAAIASRFFAVGALCVHTCRGVGVLSTQALMNPLYGPEGLARLAAGESPEQVVAALTGADAGRDQRQLHVLPAHGAPAAWTGASCIDWCGHRAGADYSIAGNMLAGAPVLEATAHAFEETRGLPLPERLLAALAAGEAAGGDKRGKQAAALRIHADEDYPQLDIRVDDHEEPVRELHRLYETSRQRYQPFMACLAGRHDPVGITDRTKIEERIAAFEREGRN; from the coding sequence ATGACCTGGTCCATCCTGGCCCGCGACGCATCGGGGCGGCTCGGGGCCGCCATCGCCAGCCGCTTCTTCGCGGTGGGGGCACTGTGCGTGCACACCTGCCGGGGCGTGGGCGTGCTGTCGACGCAGGCGCTGATGAACCCGCTGTACGGGCCGGAAGGCCTGGCCCGCCTCGCCGCGGGCGAGTCGCCGGAGCAAGTGGTCGCTGCGCTGACCGGCGCCGACGCCGGCCGCGACCAGCGCCAGCTGCACGTGCTGCCCGCCCATGGCGCACCGGCTGCGTGGACCGGCGCGTCCTGCATAGACTGGTGTGGCCACCGCGCCGGCGCCGACTACAGCATCGCCGGCAACATGCTGGCCGGCGCGCCGGTGCTGGAAGCGACGGCGCATGCCTTCGAGGAAACCCGCGGCCTGCCGCTGCCGGAGCGCCTGCTGGCCGCGCTGGCGGCCGGTGAAGCAGCGGGTGGCGACAAGCGCGGCAAGCAGGCCGCGGCGCTTCGCATCCATGCCGACGAGGACTATCCGCAACTGGACATCCGCGTCGACGACCACGAGGAGCCGGTGCGCGAACTGCATCGGCTCTATGAAACGAGCCGCCAGCGCTACCAGCCTTTCATGGCCTGCCTGGCCGGCCGCCACGACCCGGTCGGCATCACCGACCGGACGAAGATCGAAGAGCGCATCGCCGCCTTCGAGCGCGAGGGCCGCAACTGA
- a CDS encoding Bug family tripartite tricarboxylate transporter substrate binding protein — protein sequence MVDTRISRRAFGAWAAGAALATPLAGLAQSTFPQGGRPIRILVGLAAGGSLDAQARSVARKLTEIAGTTVIVDNKPGASMMLSATEVMKSQPDGYTLLYAPSSLFAQNPHTLSTVPYDPFKDFTPITMAAKGPLVLTVHQSLPVKNAKDLVAWAKANPGKLNFASFGNGTSSHIYAMAFAKATGIEITHVPYKGTAEAARDVLEGRVQAYFDAAPTAIQNAKTGRIRMVGVASPTRMLAAPEVPTFTEQGIPGLDLTSWIGFVGPAKMPPELVQKLNTMLVQALNAPEVKEFYATGAWETAPSTPAELTHEMHVAYDRWGQMVKAIGFEKQ from the coding sequence ATGGTTGATACGCGCATTTCCCGCCGCGCCTTCGGCGCCTGGGCGGCCGGCGCCGCGCTGGCGACGCCGCTGGCCGGCCTGGCCCAGTCCACGTTCCCGCAGGGTGGCCGGCCCATCCGCATCCTGGTCGGCCTGGCGGCGGGCGGCTCGCTCGACGCGCAGGCCCGCTCGGTCGCGCGCAAGCTGACCGAGATCGCCGGCACCACGGTGATCGTCGACAACAAGCCGGGCGCCAGCATGATGCTGTCGGCCACCGAGGTGATGAAGTCGCAGCCGGACGGCTACACGCTGCTGTACGCACCGTCTTCGCTGTTCGCGCAGAACCCGCACACGCTGTCGACGGTGCCGTATGACCCGTTCAAGGACTTCACGCCGATCACGATGGCGGCCAAGGGCCCGCTGGTGCTGACGGTGCACCAGTCGCTGCCGGTCAAGAACGCCAAGGACCTGGTGGCCTGGGCCAAGGCGAACCCGGGCAAGCTGAACTTCGCGTCCTTCGGCAATGGCACGTCCTCGCATATCTATGCGATGGCGTTTGCAAAGGCCACGGGCATCGAGATCACGCACGTGCCGTACAAGGGCACGGCGGAAGCGGCGCGCGACGTGCTGGAAGGCCGCGTGCAGGCTTACTTCGACGCCGCGCCTACCGCGATCCAGAACGCCAAGACCGGCCGCATCCGCATGGTCGGCGTGGCCTCCCCCACGCGCATGCTGGCGGCGCCGGAGGTGCCCACCTTCACCGAGCAAGGCATCCCGGGCCTGGACCTCACCAGCTGGATCGGCTTCGTCGGCCCGGCCAAGATGCCGCCCGAACTGGTGCAGAAGCTGAACACCATGCTGGTGCAGGCGCTGAATGCGCCCGAGGTGAAGGAGTTCTACGCCACGGGCGCCTGGGAAACCGCGCCCTCGACGCCGGCGGAGCTGACGCACGAGATGCACGTCGCCTACGACCGCTGGGGCCAGATGGTGAAGGCGATCGGGTTCGAGAAGCAGTAA